The following are encoded together in the bacterium genome:
- a CDS encoding methylmalonyl-CoA mutase: MANDKSKKSQSKAEWLATHKPESRQRKEHFDSISFRPHPTVVTHDEMADFSPDAELGFPGEFPFTRGIHPNLYRGKLWTMRQFAGFGTPEDTNKRFRFLLENGQTGLSTAFDMPTLMGYDADHALSKGEVGREGVSISTIEDMEVLFQEIDLTKVTVSMTINCTAPIAMAMYFAVARRRGYDFSQLGGTIQNDMLKEFIAQKEWICPPAPSVRLSCDIIEYCSQHAPRFHGISISGYHIREAGATAAQELAFTLADGLAYVQHCVDRGMPVDDFAPRLSFFFDVHNDFFEEVAKFRAARRMWARFMRDRFGAQTTKSMQLRTHAQTAGVSLTAQQPVNNVARVALQALAAVLGGVQSLHTNSMDETLSLPTEHAVKVALRTQQILAEETGVADVVDPLGGSYYVEQLTTQIESEALAYIEKIDALGGMLAAVEQGYPQKELSEASYEFQKRVDGDAYRIVGVNSYKDENEENPIPTHQIDLAVEENQRERVVAFKLGRDSAKVESALERIRAACKNSENIMPVLVDAVDDGVTVGEVSDIFREVFGIYRDPGLL, encoded by the coding sequence ACGACAAAGAAAAGAGCACTTCGACTCTATCAGTTTTCGTCCACATCCAACTGTCGTAACGCATGATGAGATGGCAGATTTTTCTCCGGATGCTGAGCTTGGTTTTCCGGGAGAGTTCCCATTTACCAGAGGCATCCATCCGAATCTCTACCGTGGAAAGCTGTGGACCATGCGTCAGTTTGCCGGTTTTGGAACACCAGAGGATACGAATAAGCGCTTTCGGTTTCTTCTCGAAAATGGACAAACAGGACTCTCTACCGCTTTCGATATGCCAACGCTGATGGGGTACGACGCGGATCATGCGCTCTCGAAGGGTGAGGTCGGTCGAGAGGGAGTGAGCATTTCAACCATTGAAGATATGGAAGTGCTTTTTCAAGAGATCGATCTCACGAAAGTTACCGTTTCAATGACGATTAACTGCACTGCACCCATTGCCATGGCGATGTACTTTGCTGTCGCTCGGCGACGGGGGTATGACTTCTCTCAACTTGGTGGAACTATTCAAAACGATATGCTCAAGGAGTTTATCGCACAGAAAGAGTGGATTTGTCCGCCAGCGCCCTCAGTGAGGCTCTCTTGTGATATTATCGAGTATTGTTCGCAACATGCCCCGAGGTTCCACGGGATTAGTATCAGCGGCTATCATATCCGGGAAGCAGGTGCGACCGCTGCTCAGGAGTTGGCGTTTACGCTGGCTGATGGTCTTGCTTATGTTCAGCATTGTGTTGACCGGGGTATGCCAGTTGACGACTTCGCTCCACGACTCTCCTTTTTCTTTGATGTCCACAATGATTTTTTCGAGGAAGTGGCTAAGTTTCGAGCTGCTCGCCGAATGTGGGCACGATTCATGAGGGATCGCTTCGGGGCGCAAACCACAAAGTCGATGCAGTTACGGACACATGCCCAAACCGCAGGAGTAAGTCTTACAGCGCAACAACCCGTCAATAATGTAGCTCGTGTTGCCTTACAGGCGCTTGCTGCAGTGCTTGGCGGTGTACAGTCACTCCATACAAATTCAATGGATGAGACCCTGTCGTTGCCCACAGAGCACGCAGTGAAAGTTGCTCTAAGAACGCAACAGATTCTTGCTGAAGAAACGGGAGTTGCAGATGTTGTAGATCCGCTGGGTGGTTCTTATTACGTGGAACAGCTCACCACGCAGATTGAATCTGAAGCACTGGCCTACATCGAGAAGATCGACGCACTGGGCGGCATGCTTGCAGCGGTGGAGCAAGGCTATCCACAAAAGGAACTCTCTGAGGCTTCTTATGAGTTCCAAAAGCGGGTGGATGGAGATGCCTATAGGATTGTAGGAGTAAATTCATACAAAGATGAGAATGAGGAGAACCCGATACCGACCCATCAGATCGATCTTGCCGTCGAGGAGAATCAACGAGAACGAGTTGTGGCGTTTAAGTTAGGGCGCGACAGCGCAAAAGTAGAGAGTGCGCTGGAGCGTATTAGAGCAGCATGTAAAAATAGTGAAAATATTATGCCAGTGTTGGTGGATGCGGTGGATGATGGCGTTACAGTGGGTGAGGTTTCTGATATTTTTCGGGAGGTATTCGGGATCTATCGCGACCCTGGCTTGCTTTAG
- a CDS encoding cobalamin B12-binding domain-containing protein, whose amino-acid sequence MTGKQEVSERSESSPIRVLIGKPGLDGHDRGAKVVARALRDAGMEVIYTGLHQTPDMIVTSAIQEDVDCLGMSILSGAHMTLFTEVLSLLKEKKAEDIAVFGGGIIPEEDAAKLKELGVKELFPPGTATRDIVAWIEGNIQVKR is encoded by the coding sequence ATGACGGGGAAGCAAGAAGTCAGTGAGCGAAGCGAATCCTCACCAATTCGGGTTCTTATTGGAAAGCCAGGGCTTGATGGTCATGATCGGGGAGCAAAAGTCGTGGCACGTGCTCTTCGGGACGCTGGGATGGAAGTGATTTATACAGGTCTTCATCAAACACCTGACATGATTGTAACGAGTGCCATACAAGAAGATGTCGATTGCTTAGGCATGAGTATTTTGTCGGGTGCCCACATGACGCTGTTTACTGAAGTGCTCTCACTCCTCAAAGAGAAGAAAGCAGAGGATATCGCCGTTTTTGGTGGCGGGATTATCCCTGAAGAGGATGCAGCAAAGTTGAAAGAGCTCGGAGTCAAGGAGCTCTTTCCCCCAGGGACTGCGACACGAGATATCGTTGCTTGGATTGAGGGGAACATCCAGGTGAAGCGATAG